From a single Lentisphaera profundi genomic region:
- a CDS encoding ABC transporter ATP-binding protein has translation MSNVLISCQGISKIYLKGKQEITPLNELDLNIIQGEFLALMGPSGSGKTTLLNILAGIDSPSHGKLYFKEQDISQLNRRQLTSFRAQNMAYIFQLYHLIPVLTAYENVELPLLTHKISAKQRHQRVTKALELARIDDRADHYPKQLSGGQEQRVAIARALVTDPPLIVADEPTGDLDQESAQAILTLLKSLCTELNKTVVMVTHDPKAAAFADRTLFLEKGVLIKGDDNVAH, from the coding sequence ATGAGTAATGTATTAATTTCTTGCCAAGGCATTTCAAAAATCTACCTAAAAGGCAAACAAGAAATCACCCCTCTCAATGAGCTTGATTTAAATATTATTCAAGGGGAATTCCTTGCTCTAATGGGCCCCTCTGGCAGTGGAAAAACGACCCTACTCAACATTCTTGCGGGCATTGATTCACCGAGTCATGGAAAACTCTACTTTAAAGAACAGGATATTAGTCAACTTAATCGCCGTCAACTCACCAGTTTTCGTGCGCAAAACATGGCTTATATTTTCCAGCTCTATCACCTCATCCCCGTCTTAACCGCTTATGAAAATGTAGAATTGCCTTTGCTAACACATAAGATATCAGCTAAGCAACGTCATCAACGTGTCACTAAGGCTCTAGAACTTGCTCGTATTGATGATCGTGCCGACCATTACCCCAAGCAGCTCTCTGGTGGCCAAGAACAACGCGTGGCAATTGCACGTGCTTTGGTAACTGATCCTCCGCTCATTGTGGCCGACGAACCCACTGGTGATCTCGACCAAGAGTCAGCACAGGCTATTTTGACTTTGCTCAAATCACTCTGTACAGAACTCAATAAAACCGTGGTCATGGTGACTCACGACCCCAAAGCAGCTGCCTTTGCAGACAGAACCCTTTTCCTAGAAAAAGGGGTTTTAATTAAAGGGGATGACAATGTGGCTCATTAA
- a CDS encoding efflux RND transporter periplasmic adaptor subunit, with protein sequence MKSLFENDTPTDIKAPKRRFLYIIPLFLLIIIAGFLFTAGKDKFFPPPQYDIARARLAESGTSVQSGQTLFQAAGWVHASPYPIRATALVSGVVDEIFVKGGDKVEKGQVLASLNTEDLELKLLEAKSKHQELKLNSAQYLLAIEVLKAKIKENHSLTETAQAVATTAKNRFERLKQSGPGVSKFTQEQAELEHLEELSKIKQFNFKNEVIEAQIKQSHHQISIAESQVAIQDIKIKKIKLDLSRSEIKAPANGIIQKMYARVGRKQMLSSDNEVSTTVAEIFDPTQILIKVDVPLNELNKVQIGQDAKVNLESIKETLTGKVIAIEGEADYQKNTLEVQVGITGGHPNLRPQMLAQVEFISSHKAQKIESKESVFIHRECLLNNSLYLIDLEGRIKIQKVQLGERKNGEWQEISSGLQAGQKAIYQPSNELKNGLSIKTGRIYE encoded by the coding sequence ATGAAAAGTTTATTTGAAAACGATACCCCTACAGATATAAAAGCGCCAAAACGACGATTTTTATATATCATCCCCCTCTTCCTCTTAATTATAATTGCCGGCTTCCTTTTTACGGCTGGCAAAGACAAATTCTTCCCTCCTCCTCAATACGATATTGCTCGTGCACGTTTAGCGGAGAGTGGGACCAGTGTACAATCTGGACAAACACTCTTTCAAGCTGCCGGTTGGGTTCATGCCAGTCCTTACCCCATACGAGCTACGGCTTTAGTGAGTGGCGTAGTTGATGAGATTTTCGTCAAAGGTGGTGACAAGGTAGAAAAAGGACAAGTTTTAGCAAGCCTCAATACTGAAGATCTGGAGCTCAAGCTTTTAGAAGCCAAAAGTAAACACCAGGAACTCAAACTTAATTCGGCTCAGTATTTACTAGCCATTGAAGTTTTGAAGGCCAAAATTAAAGAAAACCATAGTTTGACCGAAACGGCGCAAGCGGTTGCGACCACCGCAAAAAACCGCTTCGAGCGACTTAAGCAATCTGGCCCAGGTGTTTCAAAGTTCACTCAAGAACAAGCTGAACTCGAGCACCTAGAAGAATTGAGTAAGATTAAACAGTTTAATTTCAAAAACGAAGTTATTGAAGCTCAAATCAAACAGAGCCATCATCAAATTTCTATTGCTGAATCACAAGTCGCCATTCAAGACATTAAAATAAAGAAAATCAAACTCGACCTAAGCAGAAGTGAAATCAAAGCACCCGCAAATGGCATCATTCAAAAGATGTATGCTCGTGTTGGCCGTAAGCAAATGCTCAGTTCTGATAACGAAGTTTCCACCACTGTGGCGGAAATCTTTGATCCCACACAAATCCTCATCAAAGTAGATGTGCCTTTAAATGAACTCAATAAAGTTCAAATCGGTCAGGATGCTAAAGTTAATTTAGAATCTATCAAAGAGACTTTGACGGGCAAAGTCATTGCCATCGAAGGCGAAGCCGACTACCAGAAAAATACCCTGGAAGTACAAGTGGGGATTACTGGGGGACATCCAAACTTACGTCCTCAAATGTTGGCTCAAGTCGAATTTATTTCTTCTCATAAAGCTCAAAAAATAGAAAGTAAAGAGAGCGTATTTATTCATCGTGAATGTTTACTCAATAATAGCCTTTACCTGATTGACTTAGAAGGCAGAATTAAAATCCAAAAAGTCCAATTAGGCGAAAGAAAAAATGGCGAATGGCAAGAAATATCAAGCGGGCTTCAAGCCGGCCAAAAAGCTATATACCAACCTAGCAATGAACTTAAAAATGGTCTTTCAATAAAGACTGGGAGAATCTATGAGTAA
- a CDS encoding ABC transporter permease, giving the protein MWLINLSLLSLKQIRRHWLRSLLTIAGTACGMFLFMTVETFQDGLKSATEMQAGDDTLVVYRDKRFCPFTSRLPEDYANKISQIDGVKSVVPVQVIVNNCGTSLDTITFRGFPSGEIQNYFAGKDIDSALFSSWKKASDSAILGKDFAQRRGLNVGDRFDAAGITVRISGILESDDPQDQNTAFVHLDFLQKSSKRGLGEVTQFNVKVNDHTQLDRVAKEIDQSFRYDREPTHTRPEKAFIANTAKDMIELISFTRWLGLAAVLAVSFLITNTVIIAVRGRVIENAVMQAMGFQIEHLAWMTMAEGLFMGMIGGFVGIGGAYLFLSTGNFAISAEGLSIVFNIQTNTLLKASALAMTISFVAGIYPAFHSVQGNLVNRLRSH; this is encoded by the coding sequence ATGTGGCTCATTAACCTCAGCTTATTATCTCTCAAACAAATTCGTCGTCATTGGCTGCGCTCATTACTTACAATTGCGGGCACCGCCTGTGGTATGTTTTTGTTTATGACGGTAGAAACTTTTCAAGATGGTTTGAAGAGTGCCACCGAAATGCAAGCCGGCGATGATACCCTGGTGGTTTACCGCGACAAGCGCTTCTGCCCTTTCACGAGTCGACTTCCTGAGGATTATGCTAACAAAATTTCACAAATAGATGGAGTTAAAAGCGTCGTTCCCGTACAAGTCATTGTCAATAATTGTGGTACGAGTTTAGATACCATCACTTTCCGTGGTTTTCCTTCGGGAGAAATTCAGAATTATTTTGCCGGGAAAGATATTGACTCTGCTCTTTTTAGTTCGTGGAAAAAGGCTTCTGACTCCGCTATCCTCGGTAAAGATTTTGCTCAGCGTCGTGGCTTAAATGTGGGTGACCGTTTTGATGCTGCGGGAATTACGGTACGTATTTCTGGCATCCTTGAATCCGATGATCCCCAGGATCAAAACACCGCTTTTGTTCATCTCGATTTCTTGCAAAAATCTTCAAAGCGTGGACTCGGTGAAGTGACTCAATTCAATGTTAAAGTGAATGATCATACTCAGCTTGATCGCGTTGCAAAAGAAATTGACCAAAGCTTTCGTTACGATCGTGAACCCACCCATACTCGCCCAGAGAAAGCTTTTATTGCTAACACCGCAAAAGACATGATTGAACTCATTTCTTTTACACGTTGGCTTGGGCTTGCTGCTGTTTTAGCGGTTAGTTTTTTAATTACCAACACCGTAATTATTGCCGTTCGTGGTCGTGTGATTGAAAATGCGGTGATGCAAGCCATGGGCTTCCAAATTGAACACCTCGCTTGGATGACCATGGCTGAAGGACTCTTCATGGGTATGATTGGTGGTTTTGTTGGAATTGGAGGAGCCTATCTTTTTTTGAGTACGGGTAACTTTGCGATTTCCGCAGAGGGCTTAAGCATTGTTTTTAATATCCAAACTAACACTCTACTTAAAGCTAGCGCCCTCGCCATGACCATAAGTTTTGTCGCTGGTATCTACCCTGCTTTCCACTCAGTCCAAGGCAATTTAGTTAACCGCCTAAGGAGTCATTAA
- a CDS encoding DUF1826 domain-containing protein: MVKTKSSWSQGYEIINDTVSLSSVRNLVVPQNDMRGTSFRHIETQNSDDKTYRLTARSVREIKAFATNALLSLGYNDFSTFDQIENLAEKMFIRLKTNYLKCRMDLVSSDSCKKFHMDNLMARAITTLIGPGTEYKFSKKPCQVYQVKTGDTIILKGGNYPGKKSKILHRSPKISHLGIERLVFVMDC; this comes from the coding sequence ATGGTTAAAACAAAAAGTAGCTGGTCACAGGGTTATGAAATTATTAATGATACAGTGAGTTTATCTTCAGTAAGAAATTTAGTAGTCCCCCAAAATGATATGAGGGGCACTTCCTTCCGACATATCGAAACTCAGAACTCAGACGATAAGACTTATAGGTTAACGGCGAGAAGTGTTCGTGAAATTAAAGCTTTTGCCACCAATGCACTTTTATCCTTGGGTTATAATGATTTTTCTACTTTTGATCAAATAGAAAACTTAGCTGAAAAAATGTTTATTAGACTCAAAACTAATTATCTGAAATGTCGTATGGATTTAGTCAGTTCTGATAGCTGCAAAAAATTTCATATGGATAATCTTATGGCACGTGCGATCACAACGCTTATTGGTCCGGGAACAGAATATAAATTCTCTAAAAAGCCATGCCAGGTTTATCAAGTCAAGACAGGAGATACGATTATACTCAAAGGGGGAAATTATCCGGGTAAGAAATCGAAAATCTTGCATCGTTCTCCTAAAATTTCTCACTTGGGAATTGAACGTCTCGTATTTGTTATGGATTGTTAA
- a CDS encoding nucleotidyl transferase AbiEii/AbiGii toxin family protein, translated as MEIQQDFRDLLHLFNEQKVKYLVVGGYALAFHGAPRFTGDIDIWVRTSSENADKIINALNEFGFGALGITKQDLTQDDQVLQLGYPPIRIDIMTSIDGVDFDEAFNNSLLTSYGDIKIKIISKDDFIKNKRATGRYKDLADIEALGEL; from the coding sequence TTGGAAATTCAGCAAGACTTCAGAGATCTGTTACATCTTTTCAACGAACAAAAGGTTAAATACCTCGTAGTTGGTGGATATGCTTTGGCATTCCATGGTGCACCTAGATTTACAGGAGACATTGATATCTGGGTTCGTACATCTTCTGAAAATGCAGATAAAATAATCAATGCACTAAATGAATTTGGTTTTGGTGCTCTTGGAATTACAAAACAAGATTTAACTCAAGATGATCAAGTATTACAACTTGGTTATCCTCCTATAAGAATAGATATCATGACGTCTATTGATGGAGTAGATTTTGATGAAGCTTTTAATAATTCATTACTCACAAGTTATGGTGATATCAAAATCAAAATAATTAGCAAAGACGATTTCATAAAAAACAAACGTGCTACAGGAAGATATAAAGATCTTGCTGACATAGAAGCACTTGGTGAACTGTAG
- a CDS encoding Fic family protein — MMKFPPKTRIQDPFNCISKNSPELLGQYLELFSPVDRKGRYLPFDEITYRIPKGLDEDLVWSVIKSSREKQLKKLIVIGEPVQACHYYSTPTIQKAISETDRNTTTASLEWMCNKIGEEKHLEYLLNDLIEDEAISSSQLEGAATTTKIAKDMLKRKRKPRTPDEKMILGNFKMMQLSWQNRHKDLSVDLILELHKVGVEDIDNDHYYPGVLRNTDNVEVVDADGNTVHTPPPAEGLEQRLINLAEWTNQDHGDIDSDKYLHPLLKAISLHFAIGYEHPFRDGNGRVARALFYWYMFKNDFSAFRYISISLLLKSAPVKYGKSYLYTETDDMDLTYFLDYQSHIILRAIGNFKNSYKKSLQEESEFNKWLWESGLYGKLNEKQKTVFQVAKSKRALSFTAMNVKDNLNCSYNTAATVLNGLVDLGLFEKKKLGREWVFSIRGHDKIIELWKN; from the coding sequence ATGATGAAATTTCCTCCAAAGACAAGAATCCAAGATCCATTTAACTGTATCTCCAAAAATTCACCAGAACTACTGGGGCAGTATCTGGAGTTATTTTCACCTGTAGACCGTAAAGGGCGCTACCTACCATTTGATGAAATCACCTATCGAATCCCCAAGGGTTTAGATGAAGATCTAGTCTGGTCAGTGATTAAAAGTTCCAGAGAGAAACAGCTGAAGAAGCTTATCGTTATCGGTGAGCCTGTACAGGCGTGTCATTATTATTCAACTCCAACTATTCAAAAAGCCATATCTGAAACGGATCGAAATACGACCACGGCCTCTCTGGAGTGGATGTGTAATAAAATTGGTGAAGAAAAGCACTTGGAGTATCTTCTGAATGACTTGATTGAAGATGAGGCTATAAGCAGTAGTCAATTAGAGGGTGCTGCTACGACGACCAAAATTGCTAAGGATATGCTTAAACGTAAAAGAAAACCCAGAACACCCGACGAAAAAATGATTTTAGGTAATTTTAAAATGATGCAACTTTCCTGGCAGAATCGCCATAAGGATCTTTCTGTTGATTTAATCTTAGAGTTACATAAAGTTGGTGTTGAAGATATAGATAACGATCATTATTATCCCGGAGTACTGCGGAATACAGATAACGTTGAGGTTGTGGATGCCGATGGAAATACCGTTCACACACCGCCACCTGCGGAAGGTCTGGAGCAAAGACTGATAAACCTTGCAGAGTGGACGAATCAAGACCATGGAGATATTGATAGCGACAAGTACCTACATCCTTTATTAAAGGCTATAAGTTTACACTTTGCTATCGGTTATGAACATCCTTTTAGAGATGGAAATGGCCGTGTTGCACGAGCCCTATTTTATTGGTATATGTTTAAAAACGACTTCTCCGCATTTAGGTATATTTCCATTAGTCTTTTACTGAAATCAGCTCCAGTCAAGTATGGCAAGAGCTACCTCTACACGGAAACAGATGATATGGATTTAACTTATTTCCTGGATTATCAAAGTCATATCATTCTTCGAGCTATAGGCAATTTTAAGAACTCCTACAAAAAAAGTCTACAAGAAGAATCGGAGTTCAATAAATGGCTATGGGAGTCAGGCTTATACGGCAAACTCAATGAAAAGCAAAAAACAGTTTTCCAAGTAGCTAAAAGTAAACGTGCCTTGTCTTTTACCGCTATGAATGTTAAAGATAACCTGAATTGCTCTTACAATACGGCTGCTACGGTGCTAAATGGTTTAGTGGATTTGGGTCTCTTTGAAAAAAAGAAGCTTGGGCGAGAATGGGTCTTTAGTATTCGCGGTCACGATAAAATTATTGAGTTATGGAAAAACTAA
- a CDS encoding DUF3465 domain-containing protein produces the protein MNQQKSSPTKSTSSSLSTSSSRASNSDQTLQNAFRNKQSDLQVTGSGSVIKILPDDTKGSKHQKFILKLSTGQTILIAHNIDLAPRINSLRQGDTVSFNGEYEWNSKGGVIHWTHHDPDHRHQDGWLKHNGRVYK, from the coding sequence GTGAACCAGCAAAAGAGTTCACCCACTAAGAGTACCTCGAGCTCTCTATCGACATCATCGAGCCGTGCTTCCAATAGTGATCAAACACTTCAGAATGCCTTTAGAAATAAACAGAGTGATTTACAGGTCACGGGATCAGGCTCAGTAATCAAAATTCTACCTGATGATACCAAGGGCAGCAAACATCAGAAGTTCATACTCAAGCTAAGCACGGGTCAGACGATACTCATAGCGCACAACATCGACCTCGCACCAAGAATCAATAGCCTTCGTCAAGGTGATACCGTAAGCTTCAACGGCGAGTACGAATGGAACTCCAAAGGCGGAGTGATTCACTGGACCCACCACGACCCCGACCACCGTCACCAAGACGGTTGGCTAAAGCACAATGGAAGAGTTTATAAATAG
- a CDS encoding Fic family protein, whose amino-acid sequence MFEDVDQLKAKLDALRPLPVNTVKSLHEQMVLEWTYNSNAIEGNTLTIKETKVVLEGITIGGKLMREHFEAINHKEAIQYVEDLVSSEEAFTEHTIKSIHQLVLKNIDVDNAGTYRKDNVMISGADHIPPDHYDVALQMSELIETYKNSNVHPIERAARLHTDFVKVHPFIDGNGRTARLLMNFELMRAGYLPVIITASERFTYYDSLDKAHTQNDYSDFIKIVVDAEKEAISKVLKLIGA is encoded by the coding sequence ATGTTTGAAGATGTAGACCAGCTGAAAGCTAAACTTGATGCTTTGCGACCTTTACCGGTAAATACGGTGAAGAGCTTACATGAGCAAATGGTTTTGGAATGGACCTATAACTCCAATGCAATTGAAGGCAATACGCTGACCATTAAGGAAACCAAGGTCGTGCTCGAAGGCATTACCATTGGTGGGAAATTGATGCGTGAGCACTTCGAAGCCATTAATCATAAAGAAGCTATTCAGTATGTAGAAGATCTTGTTTCGAGTGAAGAAGCCTTTACTGAACATACGATTAAATCCATACATCAACTAGTCCTAAAAAACATCGACGTAGATAATGCGGGAACTTACCGTAAAGATAACGTCATGATTTCTGGTGCGGATCACATCCCTCCTGATCATTATGACGTAGCATTACAAATGTCCGAGCTTATTGAGACTTATAAAAATTCAAATGTACACCCCATTGAACGTGCGGCGCGTTTACATACGGACTTTGTTAAAGTTCACCCCTTTATCGATGGCAATGGCCGTACGGCGCGTTTATTAATGAACTTTGAGCTGATGCGAGCTGGCTATCTACCCGTAATCATCACAGCCTCAGAACGTTTTACTTATTATGATTCACTGGATAAAGCTCATACTCAAAATGACTATAGCGATTTTATTAAAATTGTAGTAGATGCTGAAAAGGAAGCTATATCAAAAGTTCTTAAACTCATTGGCGCTTAA
- a CDS encoding ABC transporter permease, which produces MFTYTLMNLVKSPLRSLQLFASCFLVFMLILLASSFQESMSSSLKVNSDDKNVILLGAGSEESLERSEVHQSAIAAARTIPGLKKSFDASAVSPEIHYNSVLQFDGIEKEALIRGVQKTALNVYPALELTEGHFPHSGQMMIGRFAWKRLGLNQDQLKIGKSIVFEKQEFIVSGIFAAPGTLMESEIWMNLNDMISLTQRDSISSITLRLDQAEYDDIDLFAKQRLDLQLAAISEQDYYAKVSSFYEPIQFMAWLTALLIASGALFGGLNTFYAAIESRKKELATLQAIGFQRSKLMMSLYAESALIHLSAFLVAISTALYFFPLVSINFGSTFFTLGVSHLQIFYGFALALVLAFAVIILPGWHCLHPALNNTLND; this is translated from the coding sequence ATGTTTACTTATACACTCATGAATTTGGTTAAATCCCCTTTGCGGAGCCTGCAATTATTTGCTAGCTGTTTCCTCGTCTTCATGCTCATCTTACTCGCTTCATCTTTCCAAGAAAGCATGTCTTCTAGCCTCAAAGTGAATAGCGATGACAAAAACGTCATCCTCTTGGGTGCGGGAAGTGAGGAAAGCCTTGAGCGTAGTGAAGTTCACCAAAGTGCGATTGCTGCAGCTCGAACAATTCCAGGCCTCAAGAAATCTTTTGACGCCAGTGCCGTATCACCCGAAATTCACTACAACTCAGTCTTGCAATTTGATGGCATCGAAAAAGAAGCCTTGATTCGCGGTGTTCAAAAAACAGCACTCAATGTTTACCCCGCTCTTGAACTAACAGAGGGACATTTTCCTCATAGTGGTCAAATGATGATTGGACGATTTGCTTGGAAGCGCCTTGGCTTAAATCAAGATCAACTTAAGATTGGCAAAAGTATTGTTTTTGAAAAACAAGAATTTATCGTCTCAGGAATTTTTGCCGCTCCAGGCACACTCATGGAATCAGAGATTTGGATGAATTTAAATGATATGATTTCACTCACCCAAAGAGATAGTATTTCTTCAATTACTTTACGCTTGGATCAAGCTGAGTACGATGATATTGACCTCTTTGCCAAACAGCGTCTCGATTTACAACTCGCAGCCATAAGTGAGCAGGATTACTACGCAAAAGTAAGTTCTTTTTACGAACCCATTCAGTTTATGGCTTGGCTAACTGCTTTACTCATTGCTTCTGGGGCTTTATTTGGTGGTCTCAATACATTTTATGCCGCCATTGAGAGCCGAAAAAAAGAGCTTGCGACCCTTCAAGCTATCGGCTTCCAGCGCAGTAAGCTCATGATGTCTCTTTATGCGGAATCCGCACTCATTCATCTTAGTGCCTTCCTAGTTGCCATCTCTACGGCACTCTATTTCTTTCCGTTAGTAAGTATTAACTTTGGAAGTACTTTCTTCACTTTGGGAGTTAGCCACCTCCAAATCTTCTACGGCTTTGCATTGGCACTCGTACTTGCCTTTGCGGTCATCATTCTTCCTGGGTGGCACTGTCTCCATCCAGCTCTCAACAATACTCTAAACGATTAG
- a CDS encoding alpha/beta hydrolase: protein MNKFILLSCTLISVLTTFSCQTVPLIDLKGDTIINIENRMVIALWPEGTEGINPTIAEKTHSGKNMFYNIHNPSLTLFKPKTPNGTSVIIIPGGGYGAVGFNLEGVPTAERLVKEGITVFILKYRLPTTKGVNFKHPVPLMDAQRAIKLVRYHADTFDIRSDQIGIIGFSAGGHLASTAGTLFNSPIQASDDIGKINCRPDFMMLIYPVITTQAKESCHPCTNSLVGKDSAPGLLKKLSNELNVTHDTPPTFLAHAKDDKGVPPKNSRLFHEALKKHGIRTTLKIYEKGGHYKGFFKKESDNDALNWMDDCVTWMHTMELLSENR, encoded by the coding sequence ATGAATAAGTTTATCTTACTCTCATGCACATTAATATCAGTTTTGACAACTTTCAGTTGTCAAACGGTTCCTTTGATTGATCTAAAAGGCGATACCATAATAAATATTGAAAACAGAATGGTTATCGCTTTGTGGCCTGAAGGTACCGAAGGTATCAATCCTACGATTGCTGAAAAAACTCACAGCGGCAAGAATATGTTTTATAACATTCATAATCCCAGTCTGACACTATTTAAGCCCAAAACACCTAACGGTACTTCTGTTATTATAATCCCAGGTGGTGGCTATGGAGCCGTGGGGTTCAACCTGGAGGGAGTGCCTACTGCAGAGAGACTAGTTAAAGAAGGAATCACGGTATTTATCCTTAAGTATCGCCTGCCCACAACAAAGGGCGTAAACTTTAAACATCCAGTGCCACTAATGGATGCACAACGTGCTATTAAGCTAGTCCGTTATCATGCAGATACCTTCGATATACGATCGGATCAAATCGGGATAATTGGATTTTCTGCAGGTGGCCATTTAGCATCGACCGCAGGCACGTTATTCAACAGCCCAATACAGGCAAGTGATGACATCGGTAAAATCAATTGCCGGCCAGACTTTATGATGTTGATCTACCCAGTTATTACCACACAGGCAAAAGAATCTTGTCACCCTTGTACAAATAGCCTAGTTGGCAAGGATTCGGCACCTGGCTTACTCAAGAAGCTATCGAATGAACTGAATGTAACCCATGACACGCCACCCACATTTCTTGCCCATGCAAAAGACGATAAAGGGGTGCCTCCGAAAAATAGCCGTCTGTTTCATGAAGCTTTGAAAAAACACGGCATTAGAACAACATTGAAGATCTATGAAAAGGGTGGTCATTATAAGGGTTTTTTCAAAAAAGAATCTGATAATGATGCATTAAACTGGATGGACGATTGTGTTACCTGGATGCATACGATGGAATTACTTTCTGAAAACAGATGA
- a CDS encoding protein kinase domain-containing protein, translating to MSDTSTKEMKKSSDTIRIVEKDLSLNRMLTKADTIRIKKPDNIQISASSGGSLKIKIPALRKKEGGFAIRIICPSCSFKNCTNIQNLFDKVSCGSCDVRVRVPVETPKFIYENYIAETPCINIFQAYNKKYDFHGDVVTYEKLELGEHDPVKLEARLERLKNLKVDNYLNPQYFQHDETGYFITRANAPYRMNVYLQKRGVVKARKAAQILYQTTLIAADLAKEGVFGAFLPTDIMLDKKGDVKLCDYGVRDGIFEEMNEHHHIFIDSLAPETISHRIHDEHSAVYSLGILTVLFLTGKSPFQEFSPSKISKERENYLSHLEEYDLPVFLEYMLDMNVNSRPSLEECSVYFLQMIENLDTRDHF from the coding sequence ATGAGTGATACATCTACTAAAGAAATGAAAAAATCCTCTGATACCATCAGGATAGTTGAGAAAGACCTCAGTCTTAATAGAATGCTTACAAAAGCAGATACGATACGAATTAAAAAACCTGATAATATTCAGATTAGTGCGTCCTCAGGCGGTAGCTTAAAAATCAAAATCCCAGCTCTCAGGAAAAAAGAAGGGGGTTTTGCGATCAGGATTATTTGTCCAAGTTGCTCCTTTAAAAATTGTACCAATATCCAAAATCTCTTTGATAAAGTTTCTTGTGGTAGCTGTGATGTGCGAGTTCGAGTCCCCGTAGAAACACCAAAATTCATTTATGAAAACTACATTGCTGAAACTCCCTGTATAAATATCTTTCAGGCCTATAACAAAAAGTATGATTTTCACGGAGATGTAGTTACTTACGAAAAATTAGAATTGGGTGAACATGATCCAGTGAAGCTTGAGGCTCGACTTGAACGGCTTAAAAATCTCAAAGTAGATAACTATCTCAATCCGCAATACTTTCAGCATGATGAAACGGGCTATTTTATAACTCGTGCGAATGCGCCTTATCGCATGAATGTGTACTTACAAAAGCGTGGCGTGGTAAAAGCTAGAAAGGCAGCACAAATTCTTTATCAAACGACCTTGATTGCAGCGGACTTAGCGAAAGAAGGTGTTTTTGGAGCTTTCCTACCGACAGACATTATGCTAGATAAAAAGGGTGATGTGAAACTATGTGATTATGGTGTTCGCGATGGGATATTTGAAGAAATGAATGAGCATCATCATATTTTCATTGACTCACTAGCACCGGAAACTATTAGTCATCGTATTCACGATGAACATTCAGCAGTGTATTCATTAGGTATATTGACAGTACTATTCTTAACAGGTAAAAGTCCATTTCAGGAGTTTAGCCCCTCTAAAATCAGTAAGGAAAGAGAAAATTATTTAAGTCACTTAGAGGAGTATGACCTCCCTGTTTTTCTCGAGTATATGCTTGATATGAATGTGAATTCCAGGCCGAGTCTGGAAGAATGTAGTGTCTACTTTTTACAAATGATTGAGAATTTAGATACACGCGATCATTTTTAA
- a CDS encoding transposase, which yields MHLEYPEHLSISKIVKMLKGCSPRLLQKDFPDLKKDIGISVFGRQLMCWSIGNLTEELLNEYHRKNSKVLDAII from the coding sequence ATGCACCTTGAATATCCAGAGCATTTGAGTATTAGCAAAATAGTAAAAATGCTAAAGGGCTGTAGCCCACGTTTACTCCAGAAAGACTTCCCAGATTTGAAAAAAGATATAGGGATCAGTGTTTTTGGACGACAGCTTATGTGCTGGAGTATAGGTAACTTGACAGAAGAATTGCTTAATGAGTACCACCGTAAAAACTCTAAGGTACTCGATGCTATCATATAG